In Trichomycterus rosablanca isolate fTriRos1 chromosome 2, fTriRos1.hap1, whole genome shotgun sequence, the genomic window GAACAAAGTAAGGTTAATCTACAGTCATTAACATTACAATTAACTAAAATGtttcttaataatttaatagAAAATTTCACTATAGATCTTCAGCATGTTTAAGAAGACAAACTTAAATCTTACCAAGTGCTTACCTTTCTCCTTAAGTGACAGAAGACAATCAAAGTGTTGGTTTGGAAAGCCACTGTGACATTCTGTCAGCAGGACCAGGTAAGATAACAGCACTGCACAAATTACAGTGACTTTATATTTGTGGTTAACCTCACTTATTATTGCTATACTTAAATACTTATGAGTAGACCAATATACTGTCCTTGGTGTTTAATATCTAACGCACCTAGAGTCCGTCTGCCTACAGGCCGACTAGTGCCGGGTCAATGCACACGTAAGTTTAAGtaaattctattttataaaattCTTAATTGTCTTATTTATTGATCTAATAAAGATGTGTGAATAACCATGATATTATTATGTGACTTCCCAGCAGCAGAGAGGGCCATCTTAGAGATGCTGGGGGAACTGCAGCTCCAGGTCCAGCATCTCACTTCTGTTATTACCCAAAGAGGCCCCTTTTTGGGTAACAGCAGCCTGAAGATGCCACCTGCACCAGCAGataaagaggaagaagatggacTTCCACTGGAAAGCATTCAGGCCTTGAATGACTTCAAAGTCTATCTTCAAAACAAGATCTTCAAGCAAAAATTGGTAATTTACtgtaccttacacacacacacacacacactatatatatatatatatatatatatatatatacaggggttggacaaaataactgaaacacctggttttagaccacaataatttattagtatggtgtagggcctccttttgcggccaatacagcgtcaattcgtcttggaaatgacatatacaagtcctgcacagtggtcagagggattttaagccattcttcttgcaggatagtggccaggtcactacgtgatgctggtagaggaaaacgtttcctgactcgcttctccaaaacaccccaaagtggctcaataatatttagatctggtgactgtgcaggccatgggagatgttcaacttcactttcatgttcatcaaaccaatctttcaccagtcttgctgtgtgtattggtgcattgtcatcctgatacacggcaccgccattggatgcacatggtcctccagaatggttcggtagtccttggcagtgactgGCCcaactagcacaagtattgggccaagggaatgccatgatatggcagcccaaaccatcactgatccacccccatgcttcactctgggcatgcaacagtctgggtggtacgcttctttggggcttctccacaccgtaactctcccggatgtggggaaaacagtaaaggtggactcatcagagaacaatacatgtttcacattgtccacagcccaagatttgcgctccttgcaccattgaaaccgacgtttggcatcggcacgagtgaccaaaggtttggctatagcagcccggccgtgtatattgaccctgtggagctcccgacggacagttctggtggaaacaggagagttgaggtgcacatttaattctgccgtgatttgggcagccgtggttttatgttttttggatacaatccgggttagcacccgaacatccctttcagacagcttcctcttgcgtccacagttaatcctgttggatgtggtttgtccttcttggtggtatgctgacattaccctggataccgtggctcttgatacatcacaaagacttgctgtcttggtcacagatgcaccagcaagacgtgcaccaacaatttgtcctcttttgaactctggtatgtcacccataatgttgtgtgcattgcaatattttgagcaaaactgtgctcttaccctgctaattgaaccttcacactctgctcttactggtgcaatgtgcaattaatgaagattggccaccagactggtctaGTATATACACTATGAGGTCATCTAGGTACACGAGGACTTCTAGAAAATTCATATCTCCTACCGTACACTCAATAACCCTCTGGAATTTTCTTTGTCCGCCTCACTCATGGGTATTTGGTAGTACCCACTTCTCAAGTCCAATACCGAAAACCACTGGCTTCCGGATAGGCTGTGAAGTGCGTCCTCAATCCGCGGGACCGTATATTGATCGGGTACAGTTCTCTGATTTAGGGTTCTATAGTCCACACACATCCTCACTTTACCTGTCTTCTTACGTACGACCACTATCAGGGAGGCATAAGGGCTCTTGGAATCTGAAATGATTCCATTTTCCTTAAGCTCATACAAATGGTTACGCACATCCTCTATGTCAGCTGGAGCGAGGCGACGGGAGCGCTCCCTGAAGGGTCTCGAATCAGATAATCGTATCTCATGCTGAGTGCTTTGGGAACAACCTACATCCCACTCATGACATGAGAACACCTTGGGTCTTTGCAACATAGCCTTAATGAGACGGTCCTTAGCCTCCCTGGGCATGGGGGACTCCCCAAAATCAAAGGAAGCCTCGGACAGCATACCAGTCGGTCGCGGGGTGGTTG contains:
- the LOC134309287 gene encoding uncharacterized protein LOC134309287 isoform X2: MVDSTAVICPDPVTVTQTPNRHPFTTMIDMMSQDECFQTNVQGYSDETSFPESRQVMSKAQSYQGRIQDAWFTEPTQQMMSQIQLLSQDGQSTITEQMTEDNQSVGLESHCDILSAGPGRLVPGQCTPAERAILEMLGELQLQVQHLTSVITQRGPFLGNSSLKMPPAPADKEEEDGLPLESIQALNDFKVYLQNKIFKQKLT
- the LOC134309287 gene encoding uncharacterized protein LOC134309287 isoform X4 translates to MSQDECFQTNVQGYSDETSFPESRQVMSKAQSYQGRIQDAWFTEPTQQMMSQIQLLSQDGQSTITEQMTEDNQSVGLESHCDILSAGPGRLVPGQCTPAERAILEMLGELQLQVQHLTSVITQRGPFLGNSSLKMPPAPADKEEEDGLPLESIQALNDFKVYLQNKIFKQKLTLSQSNFTKSRTNRYKNPC
- the LOC134309287 gene encoding uncharacterized protein LOC134309287 isoform X3, with the protein product MIPHENEMMSQDECFQTNVQGYSDETSFPESRQVMSKAQSYQGRIQDAWFTEPTQQMMSQIQLLSQDGQSTITEQMTEDNQSVGLESHCDILSAGPGRLVPGQCTPAERAILEMLGELQLQVQHLTSVITQRGPFLGNSSLKMPPAPADKEEEDGLPLESIQALNDFKVYLQNKIFKQKLTLSQSNFTKSRTNRYKNPC